From the genome of Gracilinanus agilis isolate LMUSP501 chromosome 2, AgileGrace, whole genome shotgun sequence, one region includes:
- the LOC123234317 gene encoding uncharacterized protein LOC123234317 codes for MGSNSALLSPIKFNDSNLVEELLPLPYCCMHAGDTKFHVVVQVQEERRQDLVPSQVLSGALSTAQFFLYEAFLNRHFKAVELEGNEPEPGDLFLFRLTSPTGRWLGAHVGVYCGHGEIIHFEGKPPPGVQAFLGPWEGMVSKQGRRQLLRSRSLWRVLRRKAGVDRKALKRRVQEAMDADELPYHPTHSNCVHFALTLLGQEIEPQGLNALNASNKVGSAS; via the exons ATGGGGAGTAATTCTGCCCTGCTGAGTCCAATCAAATTTAATGATTCCAACCTGGTAGAGGAATTGCTCCCACTCCCCTACTGCTGTATGCACGCAGGAGACACAAAGTTCCATGTTGTAGTCCAAG TTCAAGAGGAAAGAAGGCAGGACCTTGTTCCTTCCCAGGTCCTGTCTGGTGCTCTCAGCACTGCCCAGTTCTTCCTCTATGAGGCCTTCCTGAATCGGCACTTCAAGGCTGTGGAACTGGAGGGGAACGAGCCAGAGCCTGGAGACCTCTTCTTGTTCCGGCTAACATCACCCACAGGGCGCTGGCTGGGGGCCCATGTAGGTGTGTACTGTGGACATGGAGAAATCATCCACTTTGAAG GGAAGCCTCCCCCAGGGGTCCAGGCTTTCCTGGGTCCCTGGGAGGGCATGGTGTCCAAGCAGGGCCGGCGGCAGCTCCTGCGCTCCCGCTCGCTGTGGCGAGTTCTACGGCGGAAGGCGGGCGTGGACCGCAAGGCACTGAAGCGGAGGGTACAGGAGGCCATGGACGCAGACGAGCTGCCTTATCACCCGACCCACAGCAACTGTGTCCACTTCGCCTTGACCCTACTCGGCCAGGAGATAGAGCCGCAAGGACTGAACGCCTTGAATGCGAGTAACAAGGTGGGCTCTGCTAGCTga